From the genome of Acidimicrobiia bacterium, one region includes:
- a CDS encoding hotdog domain-containing protein, protein MTVNDVLRRRADRALAVPLLRDLGVVLLDETEPARGVGFTVTPNALNAAGWLHAGVIATVLEAAAYLAMIEALAPDEDAITHAFAASYLAAVGPGEELQAGAELLR, encoded by the coding sequence ATGACCGTGAACGACGTGCTGCGGCGCCGAGCGGATCGCGCCCTCGCCGTGCCGCTGCTGCGCGACCTCGGCGTGGTCCTGCTCGACGAGACCGAGCCGGCCCGGGGCGTCGGCTTCACGGTGACGCCGAACGCTCTGAATGCCGCGGGCTGGCTGCACGCGGGGGTGATCGCCACTGTCTTGGAGGCCGCGGCCTACCTCGCCATGATCGAGGCGCTCGCGCCCGACGAGGACGCCATCACCCACGCGTTTGCGGCGTCGTACCTGGCTGCCGTGGGTCCCGGTGAGGAGCTGCAGGCGGGCGCCGAGCTCCTGCGC